From a single Anaerolineales bacterium genomic region:
- a CDS encoding carboxypeptidase M32, whose amino-acid sequence MSEKLNQLKQIFGEVGDLGRAASVLGWDQQVNMPPGGGEARGQQLATLGKIAQEKFTSDEVGKLLDELKSEYGDAGTDDGAMIRVAARDYDKAKRVPPEFVAEQAMVASKAFEAWVEAKGKADFSIFRPHLEKLVDLVKKYISFFPPADHPYDVLLEDYEPGMKTADVQTIFGNLRPKQVELIKAIAASKQVKDDFLHKKYNEKKVWDFGETIIKKFGYDFSRGRQDKAPHPFETTFSVDDVRITNRFEAGNPLATLFSAMHESGHAMYEQGVNPAYERTPLASGTSLAVHESQSRMWENIVGRSLPFWEHFFPELKKTFPSQLDGVGLKAFYKAINKVEPSLIRVNADEATYNLHIMLRLEMEIGMVDGSIAIKDLPEIWNEKMRDYLGITPPNDALGVLQDIHWSYGSIGYFSTYALGNIISAQLWETVNKDIRGLDEQFRKGKFDELLGWLHEKIHVYGRKYDPQDLVQKVTGSKIDSAAYVRYLTKKYSDIYGL is encoded by the coding sequence ATGTCTGAAAAATTGAATCAACTCAAGCAGATCTTTGGCGAGGTCGGTGACCTGGGTCGCGCTGCCAGCGTTCTCGGGTGGGACCAGCAGGTGAATATGCCGCCCGGCGGCGGGGAGGCGCGCGGACAACAGCTCGCCACACTCGGCAAGATCGCCCAGGAAAAGTTCACGTCGGATGAAGTGGGGAAATTGCTGGACGAATTGAAGAGCGAATACGGGGACGCCGGAACCGATGACGGCGCGATGATCCGCGTTGCCGCCCGCGATTACGACAAAGCCAAACGCGTGCCGCCTGAGTTCGTGGCGGAGCAAGCCATGGTCGCGTCGAAGGCATTCGAAGCATGGGTGGAGGCAAAAGGGAAGGCGGACTTTTCCATCTTCCGCCCGCATCTCGAAAAACTGGTGGATCTGGTAAAGAAGTATATTTCCTTCTTCCCGCCCGCCGACCATCCCTATGATGTTTTGCTGGAGGATTACGAACCCGGCATGAAGACCGCCGACGTTCAGACGATCTTCGGCAATCTGCGCCCGAAACAGGTGGAACTCATCAAAGCCATCGCGGCTTCCAAGCAGGTCAAGGATGATTTCCTGCACAAGAAATACAACGAAAAGAAGGTCTGGGATTTCGGCGAAACGATCATCAAGAAGTTCGGCTACGATTTCTCGCGCGGCAGGCAGGACAAAGCCCCGCATCCGTTCGAGACGACCTTCAGCGTTGATGATGTGCGCATCACCAACCGCTTCGAAGCGGGCAATCCCTTAGCCACGCTGTTCAGCGCCATGCACGAGTCGGGACATGCCATGTACGAGCAGGGCGTCAACCCGGCATACGAACGAACCCCGCTGGCGAGCGGAACGTCACTGGCGGTGCATGAGTCGCAGTCGCGCATGTGGGAGAATATCGTCGGACGCTCACTGCCGTTCTGGGAGCACTTCTTCCCCGAACTGAAGAAGACCTTCCCGTCGCAGTTGGACGGCGTGGGCTTGAAAGCCTTCTACAAAGCCATCAACAAGGTCGAGCCATCCCTCATCCGCGTGAACGCGGACGAAGCCACCTACAACCTGCACATCATGCTGCGCCTCGAAATGGAGATCGGCATGGTGGACGGTTCCATCGCCATCAAAGACCTGCCCGAGATCTGGAACGAGAAGATGCGCGATTATCTCGGCATCACACCGCCCAACGACGCGCTCGGCGTGCTTCAGGACATCCACTGGTCATATGGCTCCATCGGCTACTTCTCCACCTACGCGCTCGGCAACATCATCTCGGCGCAGTTGTGGGAGACGGTCAACAAGGACATCCGCGGGCTGGATGAACAGTTCCGCAAGGGCAAGTTCGATGAACTGCTCGGCTGGCTGCACGAAAAGATCCACGTGTATGGGCGCAAGTACGACCCGCAGGACCTCGTGCAAAAAGTGACCGGCTCGAAGATCGACTCCGCCGCGTACGTGCGCTATTTGACGAAGAAATACAGCGACATCTACGGGCTTTAG
- a CDS encoding SH3 domain-containing protein — MSTFRKSIYALMLLFFVQGCIPAQTVTQEPPAAATFAPLPATSTPLPTPTLIPAQTEIPPTPQPEVILTVTKGNLYIRRGPGLPYNQIGVLREGESIRIIGQDVLSRWVQVQMPNSQNAGWVSVMTDFTRVDGDLNSVPNFTFTDWFKPAFIKNCTEHDLVVEPGDHYLYNLYTNSLTLNEVQVDPGSYTVHDMFLPGAPEIQRVEVREGMTVYITVNGLGVSHNCP; from the coding sequence ATGTCAACGTTTCGGAAGTCCATCTACGCCCTGATGCTGCTCTTCTTCGTTCAGGGATGTATTCCCGCGCAGACTGTTACTCAGGAACCACCTGCTGCTGCAACCTTTGCCCCGCTCCCGGCGACGTCAACGCCTCTTCCCACGCCGACGCTTATCCCCGCCCAAACGGAGATTCCGCCCACGCCTCAGCCGGAGGTGATCCTCACGGTTACGAAGGGCAATCTTTACATCCGCCGCGGACCGGGCTTGCCGTACAACCAGATCGGCGTCCTGCGCGAAGGAGAGAGCATCCGCATCATCGGGCAGGATGTGCTCTCGCGCTGGGTGCAGGTGCAGATGCCCAACTCGCAGAACGCGGGCTGGGTTTCCGTCATGACCGATTTCACGCGCGTGGACGGCGACCTTAACTCCGTGCCGAACTTCACGTTCACGGATTGGTTCAAACCCGCTTTCATCAAAAATTGCACGGAGCATGACCTGGTGGTGGAACCCGGCGATCATTACCTGTACAATCTCTATACCAACTCGCTGACCCTCAACGAGGTGCAGGTTGACCCCGGCTCGTATACGGTGCATGACATGTTCCTGCCGGGCGCGCCGGAGATCCAACGCGTCGAAGTGCGGGAGGGGATGACCGTGTACATCACCGTGAATGGATTGGGTGTCAGTCACAATTGCCCGTAG
- a CDS encoding ABC transporter permease: MSFWQAVIEALESLNGNKMRSGLTVLGIVIGVAAVIAMLAVGNGAQATITGSISDIGTNLLFVFSGGPQQGGGPGPGGGRSGSNTRPLTLGDADAISDPFAAPSVEAVAPVIQGNGTLAFSGENTSTTISGVTPLYAPVRNLQVAEGDFINEEHLLGRMSVVVLGPETATALFGHADGVVGETIRIEGQPFRVIGVLVARGGGAFGSEDNAAYIPFTTAQARLIKRSTPDRVDVIFVQATSADTVPQASEEISNIIRQRHRTPIGADDFTVFTQQDFLQTFETITGVLTIFLGGIAGISLLVGGIGIMNIMLVSVTERTKEIGLRKALGARKRDILLQFLTESSLLSLIGGVIGIMFGWLIAFVVGQVATATGNNFTPVVGTDAILLSTSFSAIIGLFFGIYPASRAANLEPVEALRYE; encoded by the coding sequence ATGAGCTTTTGGCAGGCTGTCATAGAAGCCCTTGAAAGTTTGAACGGGAACAAGATGCGTTCCGGTTTGACCGTGCTCGGCATTGTCATCGGCGTGGCGGCGGTGATCGCCATGCTGGCGGTCGGCAACGGGGCGCAGGCGACCATTACCGGTTCCATTTCCGATATCGGCACCAACCTGCTGTTCGTTTTCAGCGGCGGACCGCAACAGGGCGGCGGACCAGGACCGGGCGGCGGTAGAAGCGGAAGCAATACGCGTCCGTTGACATTGGGGGATGCTGATGCGATCTCCGATCCCTTTGCCGCGCCGTCGGTGGAGGCGGTCGCGCCGGTGATCCAGGGAAATGGGACGCTGGCGTTCTCCGGCGAGAATACCAGCACGACCATCAGCGGTGTGACGCCGTTGTATGCGCCGGTGCGCAACCTTCAGGTGGCGGAAGGCGATTTTATCAATGAAGAACACCTGCTTGGACGGATGTCCGTTGTGGTGCTGGGACCGGAGACCGCTACTGCGCTGTTCGGTCATGCCGACGGTGTGGTGGGCGAGACCATCCGCATCGAGGGGCAGCCGTTCCGTGTGATCGGTGTTCTGGTGGCGAGAGGCGGCGGCGCGTTCGGAAGCGAGGACAATGCCGCGTATATCCCATTTACCACTGCGCAGGCGCGCCTGATCAAACGTTCGACGCCTGACCGCGTGGATGTCATCTTCGTCCAGGCAACTTCCGCGGATACGGTTCCACAAGCGTCGGAGGAGATCTCCAACATCATCCGCCAGCGTCATCGCACGCCCATCGGCGCGGATGATTTCACTGTGTTCACCCAGCAGGATTTTCTGCAAACGTTTGAAACCATCACCGGCGTTCTGACCATCTTCCTCGGCGGCATTGCGGGCATTTCCCTGCTGGTGGGCGGTATCGGCATCATGAACATCATGCTGGTTTCCGTCACCGAACGCACCAAGGAGATCGGTCTGCGCAAGGCGTTGGGCGCGCGCAAACGTGACATCCTGCTCCAGTTCCTGACCGAGTCATCCCTGTTGAGTCTGATCGGCGGGGTCATCGGCATCATGTTCGGCTGGCTGATCGCATTCGTCGTCGGGCAGGTCGCCACTGCCACCGGCAACAACTTCACGCCCGTGGTCGGCACGGACGCGATTTTGCTTTCCACGAGTTTCTCGGCGATCATCGGCTTGTTCTTTGGCATTTATCCCGCCAGCCGCGCCGCCAACCTCGAGCCCGTCGAAGCCCTGCGTTACGAGTAG